The genomic region GATTATTTAACTTCATTGTATATACATTACTGTATGTTTAGACAGAACACTCAGCCCTAGTTATTCCCAATGATTTTATTCTATAAGCATAACAACTCACACTTTGCAATATGATTGTGTGACAAACATTTACAATGCATTTATGGAAAGATATTTGTGCAATATTATGACATTTTCTTAGATGTATTGACACATGCAGCATACTATACATTTTTATGTTAATCTAATTGTTGCTTGTTCTGTCCTAGAGATGCACTGTGTACAAGCCCAGTATGCTTCCCTGCCCCATGACACTTACTTCAGCTCTGAGTTCTTGAATCCTGACCTCAGTGCCAAACTGGTGATGGACATCAGTGGCCAAAAGGACCAGCTGTCTACATCTTCTTTGCCCAGCATCAACACCTTGGTGGGAAATAGCTATGTGGGGGAGTTTGATGCTTATTCCTGCAGGATTACCAACTCTCCTCCGGCCTCTACAGTTTCCTTCAGCCACTCAGCGGAGAGCTCCTGCCCTCAGATGCAGAGCCAGGCCTTCAAGCTGGATGATCTCCAGGTGTATGGCTGTTACCCAGGTTCCTTTGCAATGAGCTGCCTTGATGAAACGCTGTCGTCATGTGGCTCTGACTACTATGGCAGCCCAGTTTATACTGCAGCTTCCCCTCCCACATCTGGCTTTCAGGCCCAGTCTGCACCCATCTGGGATTCCCCTTTCAGCCCCTACCCCTCAGCCCCCCCGTCCTCTGTGGCTGATAAGACCGCCATGGCCCAGCATCTCTCCTTTTTTACCTTCAGCCCCGCTCCAGAGCAGCACTCTCCCCTGGGGCATCATCAGGATGCCCTGCCGGGCCACGACGACCCTTTCTTCCTGCCTCCTCAGCAGCACATGTCTCCACTTCATTGTCCCCCAATGTCCCTGGACCATGGATGCATGGAAAGTCCCAGGATAGTTGAAGGGTCCATGATGTCTCCTAAATGCCACAACCCAGGATCCAGTGAGGGCCGCTGTGCAGTTTGTGGGGACAACGCATCCTGTCAGCACTATGGAGTCCGCACCTGTGAGGGCTGCAAAGGTTTCTTCAAGGTAAATAGCTGAGGAGGAGGCTGGGACAACATATTGGCTGATTAGCTTATTATATATTGGCATCAGCTTTTATTTGCTAATACGTATCGACAAATTGTATTAAAGATATGTGTAGAATTAAAAAATAGTGACAGTAATCAATGTTCTTTCATTACAGAGCATTGAGTTTATCTGTTTAACTTtacaatgtaatgcaatgtcaTATAGTAACAAGTCACATTTGAAGGATCCTAATCCAAAAGTCTTTCCTTATTTTTATTAAGTTTTTGTGTTAAATTATAGCATTTTTTTAACTCCCAAATATTGATTTGGGTTTTATCCTTCAGTATTGGTCGCCTATACAAAGATAGTATGCATTTCTTTCATTTACATTGTTAAATGTGTGCGCCATTTGGAACCCATAgtaatgttatttattttcctATTTGACAGCGAACTGTACAGAAAAACGCAAAGTATGTGTGCCTTGCCAATAAAGACTGTCCTGTGgacaagagaagaagaaaccGCTGCCAGTTCTGCCGTTTCCAGAAATGTCTCACAGTTGGAATGGTCAAAGAAGGTAATACAATGTCAGACACACGCTTTCAGTGACAAATGTATGATGATGAGAAACTAGGGTTTGTAATGACAGTCTAAAAAGGACACACATATGAAACCCGAAACTTTTAGTGCCAGctgcagaaaaaagagaaacagAAATTGATACAGCAGTTGTTTTTTAAATTGCAGTGTTCAAATGTGGAAATTGGAGATTCATGTTCTTGTGCTTCCTCTTTTCTGTCTCTTCCTCAGTTGTTCGCACCGACAGCCTCAAAGGCCGTCGAGGTCGTCTGCCTTCGAAACCCAAGACTGTGTCCGAGACTTCATCCACAACCCCCAGCGTCAACATCTTAGCCTCTCTTGTCAGATCTCATTTAGACTCAAACCCAACCATTGGAAAGCTTGACTACTCCAAGGTAAATCTCAAGACTGTCGGTGTGTTCAGAGTTAATTTCAATCAAAAAGATCACTAACAATGACCTCAACACAGGATGTAGAATAAAAGCAATGACAGTGAATATCATTAACCTTCTCTCTCCTCTTCTCAGTACCAGGAGACTGTGGACAACCTGAAAGAAAAGGAGGATGCTGCTGATATTCAGCAGTTTTATGACCTGCTGACTGGCTCTTTGGATGTAATAAGAAACTGGGCCGAAACCATCCCAGGTTTCAAAGATTTCTGCACAGAGGACCAGGAGCTGCTCCTTGAATCAGCTTTTGTTGAGCTCTTCATTCTGCGACTTGCATACAGGTCAGCTTATATAACATTTAAGAATATACCCTCTTTAACTCTTATTTATCCAGACTAATGTGCACCTTGCTATTATGACTAATTGTACAATTGGTTTGAACCCATGCAGGTCTAATCCTGAGAAGAACAAGCTGATCTTCTGCAACGGTTTGGTCCTACACCGACTGCAATGCGTTTCCACTTTTGGTGATTGGATTAACTCCATAATGGATTTCTCCCAGAGCCTTCACCGAATGAACTTGGACGTCTCCTTGTTTGCCTGCCTTGCAGCGTTAGTTATCATCACTGGTGAGAGCTTGTGTTTGCTTTGCATTCAAGTGAATCTCACTGCATTTGCTTTTCCCCCCCTCATTAGCACTATGTTTCTCATGAGAACATGTTTTTCGTTTAGATCGCCATGGCCTCAAAGAGCCCAGGAAGGTGGAAGACTTTCAGAGTCATCTCATCACTTGTCTAAGAGAGCACGTGAATGGAAACGGATCAGAACCGAGCCGGACACAGCCCAACTATCTTTCTCGTCTTCTGGGCAAACTCCCCGAGCTGAGGACTCTGTGCACACAGGGCCTGCAGCGCATCTTCTACCTGAAACTCGAGGACCTGGTTCCCCCTCCACCAATAGTGGAGAAAATCTTTATGGATACTCTGCCATTCTGAAAAAGAAGGCAAAGTAGTTTGTAAAAACGACACAAAGCACCTAATGTGAGGTTTTACCACTGAACTGTACTGGTGAACCTCCTTCAAACAATGTCTGGCATTGTTCAAGAGATCCTTATTTTTCTAacattacgttttaaaatgtaatttgGTATCTGTGTGAGTATCGTATACAGTTTCTTCTCTGAAACAGAGAGAGCTGAAATGTTATTAACAGATCAGGACACagtttataaagtatatatttttGTGTGCATTTGTAAAAGGACTTTATTGCTGTGCTGGATGTTTGAATGTTGTCTTGCTATGCAGCTAGTGAGATATGGATATTTGGGTCGATGCAATGCAGTGTTACATACTCAGCTTGGGTAGAGGAAACTGGGTAGAGGAAACTGATATATTAGATTATTTTGTAGAAAAAGCCAGGTTGACAGAACTCTAGAGTCCCAGTTTTTATTATAGATATCTTTACTAATATCTTTGCATAACAAAAGATAGTTTTAGTCCTAACTGTGCTCCTGTAAAAGGTCTTGGACCAAAGTTTACTCTTATTTTGATACTTCCACTAACAAACCTTATTGCCTTAAGATAAACAAAATGTTCTGCCACAACTCCATGCTGCCATTTTGCAACACCTTGTAAAGGCTGATGCTGGCAGAGTTCCTTTTGAACCGCATGTCCCTGTAACAACATACTTTGAGAACTTTTTTAACTTGCTAAATGGAGAAAAACAAAGTGCCTTTCATAAAGCGTCGCTCCTAAACCATAGTAGGTGACACTAAGTTGATTTTCATTCCAAATATCAAATACTGCAAGCCCTGTTTAATATTGATGTtaaataatctactttaatgtcTCTATTAAAATAAAATTGTGCCTGAGACTTGGGATTGAAATACACTTGGAACATACAATTCGCCCTGGTGCACTGTGTGTGCATACAGTGATGGCAGGTGGTTTCGGATCCAGAAAAACTGAATCCTGTTCACAATACCCTGAGGCAGTGTTAAGTGCAGCAGAGCCTTCCAGTTAAAGATCACATTTAGTCAAAGAACATTTCAGAGTCTCCCTGTATCCACAATTTCATGCAGTGTATCCTTGATACGATTTAATAGCCTACAAAGCTTGATCATCCACATGCAAAAGCTGGCATTTCATGTTTGACACCCCTACACGTGTTCGTAAGGACTGTCTTCCACATTCTGGAGTTACGCAGATTTTATATGTTGAAATTATTTTGTGTTTCCA from Pseudochaenichthys georgianus chromosome 5, fPseGeo1.2, whole genome shotgun sequence harbors:
- the LOC117446099 gene encoding probable nuclear hormone receptor HR38, translated to MHCVQAQYASLPHDTYFSSEFLNPDLSAKLVMDISGQKDQLSTSSLPSINTLVGNSYVGEFDAYSCRITNSPPASTVSFSHSAESSCPQMQSQAFKLDDLQVYGCYPGSFAMSCLDETLSSCGSDYYGSPVYTAASPPTSGFQAQSAPIWDSPFSPYPSAPPSSVADKTAMAQHLSFFTFSPAPEQHSPLGHHQDALPGHDDPFFLPPQQHMSPLHCPPMSLDHGCMESPRIVEGSMMSPKCHNPGSSEGRCAVCGDNASCQHYGVRTCEGCKGFFKRTVQKNAKYVCLANKDCPVDKRRRNRCQFCRFQKCLTVGMVKEVVRTDSLKGRRGRLPSKPKTVSETSSTTPSVNILASLVRSHLDSNPTIGKLDYSKYQETVDNLKEKEDAADIQQFYDLLTGSLDVIRNWAETIPGFKDFCTEDQELLLESAFVELFILRLAYRSNPEKNKLIFCNGLVLHRLQCVSTFGDWINSIMDFSQSLHRMNLDVSLFACLAALVIITDRHGLKEPRKVEDFQSHLITCLREHVNGNGSEPSRTQPNYLSRLLGKLPELRTLCTQGLQRIFYLKLEDLVPPPPIVEKIFMDTLPF